GTCGATGCGTTTGTCAACGATCAGGCGCCGGACGCCTACGAAAAGCTGGTTGATCGCCTGCTTGCGTCACCGCAGTACGGCGAACGCTGGGCCCTCTGGTGGCTCGATCTGGCCCGGTACGCCGATTCCAACGGCTACGAATCAGACCGCTCACGTTCCATCTGGTCCTGGCGAGATTGGATCATCAACGCCCTGAATATCGACATGCCTTTCGATCAATTCACCATCGAACAGATCGCCGGCGACATGCTCCCGGACGCGACCCCCGCCCAACGCATCGCGACAGGTTTTCACCGCAACACCTGGATCAACGAGGAAGGAGGACACGACTGGGAACAGTTCCGTTACGAATCGGTTGTCGATCGCGTCCATACGACCAGTACAGTATTCTTGGGTCTGACGATGGCCTGCGCGCAATGTCATGACCATAAGTACGATCCAATCTCACAACGTGAGTATTGGCAACTGTTCGCATTTCTCAACAACGCGGACGAACCCGATTTCTGGGTATCGGACCCGAAGATACGCGAACGTCAACAACAGATCGATGCAGAGGTTGCCCGCCGGATCGCCGGCCGCGCGGCAAAATTTCCACCGTTGGATCCCGCTACGACAACGTCCACCGACCAAGAATCTCGCCAACAACATCTCAAAACAAAATTCCGCGCTTGGCTCCAAGATCCGTCCAACCGTCCAATCCACTGGACCCTTCTCGATCCGCGGTCTGCGAAATCAGCAGGCAACGCGACAATGACCGAGCTCGATGACCACTCGATCCTCGTCACGGGTGATCGACCAGAAGTTGATTCTTACCAAATTGTGTACGAGCTTAACTCGCCCCGTGTGACAGGCTTTCGTTTAGAGGCACTTCCTGATGCGCGGCTTCCCAACTACGGCCCAGGACGCGGGAGTTTTAACGGTGATGGGGCTTTCGTCATCACCGAGTTCCAGGTGGACGTGGTCGGATTAGCGCCCAGCCCCGCCGTCGACTCTGCCCTAGGAACAAAGCCCCGCCCCAACCCAACGCAACAACGCCTCGAATTCGTTCATGCCTATGCCAGCTACAAAGAGCAGGAGATCTCCCATTCGATTGACGGCAACAAGCTCACCCACTGGTTCATTGCTGGTGGGGCAGGGCAGCGTCATGTGGCTGTCTTCGAAACCAAAGGTCCTCAGGAATTTCCAGCAGGCACACGCATCCGAGTTACGATTCCACAGAACTTCGTTCACCAGCAAACACTCGGCCGTTTCCGATTATTTGTTACCGGCACCCCGGGACCGCTTCATCCGAATCCACGCCCGACGTCAATCGACCTCCTGTTGTTAAAAGATCCCGAGGCACGGACCGAGGAAGATCAGATATCCCTCCAGGACTATTACCTGTCCATTGCACCGGAACTCGAGTCCTACAACGATGAAATCCAGAAGCTGCAAGCCTCCCGACCGCGGTTTCCAACCACCTTCATTTTCAAGGAACGGAAACAAAAGGACAAACGAGCAACCCACATTCATGTGCGAGGCGAATATCGACGCCCCGCCGACGTCGTTTCCGCCGCGGTACCCGCGGTGCTACATCCGTTGGCCGCTGATGCACCTCGCAATCGATTGACCCTTGCCAAGTGGTTGGTCGATGAACAAAATCCACTTGTAGCTCGTGTGATCGCTAACCAGCTCTGGCAATCGTTCTTCGGTCAAGGAATCGTAAGCACGTCGGAAAACTTCGGTGTGCAAGGCGCACCGCCCACGCATCGACAACTTCTCGATTGGCTCGCCGTTGAACTTCGACAGGGGGGCTGGAGCCTCAAGTCATTACAGCGACAAATCGTGATGTCTTCCGTCTATCGCCAATCCTCGCGGATCACACCGGAACTTGCGCAACGCGACCCGCAAAACGTCCTTCTCGCACGCGGTCCTCGCCTGCGAGTGGATGCTGAAACGATCCGAGACATCGCGCTTGAAGCAAGTGGATTATTGGTCGATACTGTCGGTGGACCAAGCGTCTTCCCTCCGCAACCTGCCGAGGCTGGCGAGACCTTTGGGGGGTTCAAATGGAAGCCGAGCACGGGGACCGACCGTTATCGACGAGGACTTTACACGTTCCGTAAGCGAGGCGGACCCTATGCTGCATTTGCCACCTTCGATGCACCTGCACCCAACACCTGCACCGTGTCGCGGGGTCGCTCCAACACGCCGCTCCAAGCCCTCACTCAACTCAACGATCTCGTTGTCCTCGAGGCATCCAAAGCGATGGCAAGACGTGTTTTGCGGAACTTCCCTAACAGCGCTGCGGATGGCGTACGTCGGGCGTGGCGTCTTGCCCTGTCACGTCCACCGACTGAGTCAGAACTAACAGCATTGATTGAATTTCACGAACGACAACTCCAACGATTCGAAGAGGGTTCCCTGAACGCAGAGGCAATCTATGGTGCCACTGCCAACGACGACGAACAGCTCCGGGCACTGGCCGCGATGACCACCGTCGCTCGACTTCTGCTCAACCTTGATGAGACCATCACGAAAGAGTGAAAAAAGTATCCAGATTTTGACGGCTGCTGTGCGCGGCCCGGTCTGAACCGTACAAAAAACGCTTTTTTTTGACCAAGCGTCCACTTCCGCCGACAAATTGAAACCGACCGTAAAAAAATGGCCGATCGACTCTCTGAAGATATTTCGCGGTAGCTGATTGATAAAACCATTGAGTCATTTCAGCAGACGCCAAGCCGACATTCGGGAACTTCGGCGAACATGGATCGCTAACCCAAAGCGCCGTACGACAACAAAGCTCTCAAGCCTTGATACCTTTGCCGGTGCGTACCCAATGCTTTCGAACCAATTCCCGCGAATTGAGAACAATCAACTTGAAGCGGCCAGTGTTGCTACCGATAATACGGTCGTTGATTTCCCACGGAGTTAACCGACAGAACCTCAGAGTGAACAATTTAAACGGCAGCGAACAGACAAGAGAGCCAATCGCTTGCATTAGATCACGAAGGAACGAAAGCAAGGACACGAAGAATGTGGAAATCCAGCGAGGGCCTGTCATCACGCAACAGACCGTGGCGTGAGCTCCTTCATGAGCCCCTTGAGCGCCGCGAGATGCTCGCCGGTAATTCGTTGGAGGACCTGCCGGTCATCATCAGCGAATTCATGGCAGACAACAACCTCTCATTGGTGACACGCACTCGTTCCACAGAAGCCGAAATGTTCAATGGCGACTACCAGGCTCCCGACTGGCTTGAACTAATGAACGTGTCAACCCAGCCGGTTGATCTCGGCGGAATGCACCTCAGCGACGACGCCACTCAATTGACCAAATGGCAATTCCCAGCCGGCATACAAATCCGATCAGGCGAACAGTTAATCGTCTTCGCTTCCGGCCAGAACCTGACCAATCCGTCACTGGACGAAAAAGGGTTTTTACACACGAATTTTCGTTTAAGCAGTGCTGGCGAATTCCTCGGATTATCAAATCACGAGGGCAAGCTACTCCACGCCTACACGCCTGATCCTCCCGCCCAGCAGACAGATATTTCCTATGGTATCTCCATGGCGACGGGATCGCTGATTGGGCCAGGTGCAGACTTGAAATATTTCATACCGATGGACGATGCATTCGAATCACGTTGGCGTCAAACGACCTTTAGCGACACCGATTTATTGACTTCAGCCATCGGCCCCATCGGTTTTGATCGTTCGCCGGGTAACAGCGAACTCGCCGAAACGGTTGGTGCTGATTTAGTCGCGCGACGTTCCACCAACCACGGCACCGGAACAATCACGATCCTTGAATATGCACCGTTCCGCCACAGCGGTCGGGTTACCGAATGGTCGTTTTATTCGAAGAACAATCATTCCATCACCCCGTTGGTCGTGCGCCAGGCTGGCGACGAGTTTGAAATTGTCGGAATTGGACGCACACGCACCAGCGACAGTTCCGGTGTGCAAGAATTCGCCTTCGACCTTCAGTCCGGTTCGGATCTCGTGGAGGAAGAGCACTATTTTTTTGGATACAAGGATGGAGACAACGAAACAGATTCCCTGGGCGTCGTAATGTGGAATACTTCGTCTGACATTGCGAGACAGTATCGCGGGCCCCAGTCCGGGAACATGGTCTTAGGCCAGCCCCTTGTGGAAGGCCGTGATGTTTCGCGCACCTTTTCCATTCAGGCAACCACCGCGTCCCGAATCGCAGACATCAAAACGGACATCGGTAGGCAAATGCAGGAATCGTCATCCCTCTACGCACGGTATCCGTTTGACGCGCCCACACGCGACATCCTGCGTTCGCTGACTCTGCACATCCGTTACGAAGACGGCTTCCGAGCCACATTGAATGGAACTGAAATCGCACGCCGCAATGCGCCCGATTCAGCTCGATTCGACTCCAACGCAAATCAGAATCGACCGTTGGTAGAGGCAAACCGATTCGAAGAGATCAACGTCTCGCCATTCCTTGACACGTTAACCGATGAGAACAATATTCTCGCAATCCACGCTTTGAACGACGACCGAAGCAGTGATGATTTCATACTCGATGTCCGCCTGTCCGGTATCGAGATCGAACCGCTTGCAACCATCGGCTTCGGCGCCGACCCCACACCTGGTGAACCCAATCACCCAACTGCCTTGGGGATCGCTACCCCGCCGACCTTTAGTGTCTCACGAGGCCTTTTCGATCAACCATTCACGCTAGAACTGTTGAGCGAAGATGATGCCAGTGCAATCATTTATTACACGCGGGACGGCAGTCCCCCGACGATCGACAACCCGGCTACGGTCGAGTATCAACAACCCTTTACAGTAGAAGGCACGACGGTAATACGAGCAACCAGCCATCGCGAAGGCTTCCTGAAATCGCCTATCCAGAGCCACACGTTCATCTTTCCATCGGATGTGGTAAATCAGGAAAACATCAAGACACACATCAGCGAAGATCCGATCTGGGGTCCACAAATCCCAGCGGCGTTGCGTTCGCTTCCCACCGTTTCAATCGCCACCTCCGCGAACGTTATCTCGGAAACCGAACTGCCCGCTTCCATGGAACTCATTTTCCCTGACGACACGCCCGGCTTTCAAATCAACAGCGGTCTTGAGGCCTTTGGGCGATCAAGCCTGACGTTTGAAAAAAAGTCTCTTCGCTTAAGTTTCAAAGAACTCTATGGCCCCCCGAAATTGAATTTCGATCTTTTCGATGATCCAACCGGCATCACCGAATTCGACCAAATCTTATTGCGAAGTGGTTCACACGACTCTGCAATCTGGGAAAGTAAGGCCAGCTACATCCGCAATCGCTGGATGTCTGATCGGCAAATCGAGATGGGGCAACCGGCTCCACGGGGTCGATTCGTGCACGTCTATCAAAACGGAGAGTATCGCGGCCTTTACGAAATGATGGAACGTCCCAACTCGGCATTCATGGCGTCGTATCTTGGCGGCAGTGATGACGAGTACGATGTGATCAACGCAGGTGACATTGTCGACGGCAATGACCAAGCTTGGAACGCCCTGATTGAATCAATTGGTGGCGACTACGATCAGGTGCTGGAGTACCTCGACGAAGACAATTTCGCTGACTATCTGCTGCTCCAGTTTTACGGCGGAAACAACGGAGACTGGCTGCCTCACCAGAATTGGCTGACCAGTCGTCGTCGACAACCGGGCTCTGGATTTCAGTTTTTCGCCTGGGATAGCGATGGCGTGCTGGCGAGCGGATCGCAGGCAACGATTGTGAATGCAGACGGCCCAGACCACATCTGGAGCGTACGCGGCGGCGTTCGACAGTACGAAGACTTTCTGCGGGTTCTGGGGGATCGATCTGTCAAGTTCTTTGGTGAGGAAAAAATGTTCTCTGCGGAACGCGTTCGCGGTGACATCGAAAGACTCGCCGCCAACATCCGGCCAGCAATTATCGCCGAATCAGCACGCTGGGGTCGCCGTACCTTCACACCTGCCGCCTGGAATGAGACCATTGAATGGATGAAGGACACGTATGGTCCGACCGACGGGCCAAGTCGCGGTGAGATTGTCCTCGGGCAACTCCGAGATGCGAATTTGATCCCTGAAATCAGCCCCCCTCAATTCATCGTCGATGGAGAAGCACTGCATGACGACCTCGTTCCAGCAGGCATCGACCTCACCATGTTCGCCGGCGACGACCCTGTCTATTACACGCTGGATGAAACCGATCCCCGACAAGCTGCTCCGACAGTCAGCTATTCAGAGTTAATCGCCAATTCGGCGAATGTACGCGTGATCGTTCCCTTGGATAACTCCCTTGGGGATCGCTGGATTGAGACTAATTATGACGACTCGAGCTGGCCAGCTGGACAGACGGGAGTCGGCTTTGATACATCAGGACTGCTAACCGAACACATCGGTTTCGACATCCTTGAGTCGATGAAATCAGTCAACACCTCGGCCTATTTACGAATTCCCTTTCAGGTGCAGGATCCAACCTCACTCGACACGCTGAAGCTTAACCTTTACTTTGACGATGGATTCGTCGCCTACCTGAACGGTGTAGAAGTAAAACGCGTAAACGCACCCGAACTCATGACATGGGACGCTCGTGCGACAACATCAAGACGGTCGGTCGCCGCGAACGTCAAGGCATTTAATTTATCGGCACATGTCAAGCTGCTACGACCGGGTGACAACGTTCTCGCCATCCACGCTCTGAACAGAACCCGAGGTGGAAACGACATGCTGATCGCACCGGAATTGCATGGCGGATCGGTATTCGATAAGGGCGTGGCGGCCACCGCCAATCGATACTCCGAACCCATTCTCATCCCGCCCGGCGCAACAATCAAAGCCCGGACCTTCGGCGGTGAATGGAGTTCGATGCGGGAGGCAACATCACCGCAGACGCGGTCGCCACTACGGATCTCTGAGGTGATGTATCACCCAGCGGACGCCACGACAGCCGAAGTCACAGCCGGCTTCGACGATGCCGACGACTTCGAATTTCTCGAAATCGTCAATCCTTCTGCCGAATCGGTTGACCTGACCCACCTCCAATTCGTGCAAACCATGGCCAATGGGGTCACCCAAGGCATCGAATTCAATTTCGTCGCCAATCCTTTTTCGCAACTTGGGCCGGGCCAACGCATCCTCATCGTGGAGAACGAACCTGCCTTTCGTTTTAGGTATGGAAACGATTTGTCGGTCGCCGGCCAATGGCGTGGGGGTCTGAACAACGACTCGGAACAAATTACAGTCGTGGTCGACAACCAGCTGCTGCAACAGTTCTCCTACGACGACGATTGGTTCGCCTCCACAGATGGAAAGGGCTACTCATTAGAAATTATCGACGATAGCCAATCGGACATCCAAGGCTGGAACCTGAAAGACGCCTGGTTGCCGAGCAACAAGAAGGGCGGCACACCAGGGACGGCCGCAATTGACCGGTTGTTCGGAGACACAAATCGAGACGGTGTATTTGACGCTCAGGACTTGATTCAAGTATTCCAAAACGGCGAATACCAAGACAGCATCACCGGCAATTCAACATTCGACGAAGGAGATTGGAATCAGGACGGTGACTTCGATTCGGCCGATCTGGTTTTCGCCTTTCAGACGGGCAATTACATTAGTGAACCAAGACCACTAGAAAGCAAAATGGCTGCCGCGCCTGAATCGATTTTTCACTTCGAAAATAGATCCAAAAAGCGGCCGGAATTCGCCACGTCTTTGCCGGTATCGCCGCCACAACCCCGACCATGAACGTCGGGGCTTGTTTAGCGTTTGCCTTCCATCTTCGCTACGCCCACACATACCTAAACCCGCGTTGCGACAACCAACAGGTTCGAGAGATCTTCGCCGACTTCTTCACCTTTCGCCCACCAATTTCAACAATGCCATGTAGCTGTCGGAAACAACTCGGAAACCGACGAGATCCAGAGACCCGATTCCCGAATAAAATCAGAGATTCGATTACGAAGGATTGAATCAAGGAGCAACCGACACCATCCATCCGTATCGGGCGTGCGATCCAATGGTTGCCAGACCCACGGCTCACAGTTGTCTCTCACACCCTGGCAATCTATTGGGTGGCGACACGGATCGCTTTTACATTCATTGCAATCCACTTGCCTTTGTGGCTTCAAGATGCTTAGAATCGATTTTGCATCTTTTCACAGCACTCTTTTCACAAAAGACAACATGCGAAACGCTCTGACCATTTTCGGTGTATTCAGCCTGATTCTTCACAGCTCGACTCTGCTATCCGGGGCGGAGCCACCTTTGGAAAATTCAATCGGTATGAAGTTGACGCTGGTTTCACCCGGCACCTTTTTGATGGGCTCCAATGTCAAAACGAAAATACCGGGGACGACAACCCCTATCCATGAGGTAACACTCACCCACCCGTTCCATCTTGGTGTTTACGAGGTCACTCAGGAACAATATGAGCAGGTCATGGAAAAGAACCCCAGCAGCAGCAAATCCCACAGGAATCCTGTGGACTCTGTCAGCTGGTTCGATGCCGTCGAGTTTTGCAAGCAGCTTTCCGCGATGCCCAAAGAGAAATCCGCAGGCCGTATTTATCGCCTACCGACAGAAGCCGAGTGGGAATACGCCTGTCGGTCTGGAACAAGCACCGAATACTGTTTCGGCAACGAGGCTTCGAAGCTTGTTGAATACGCCTGGTTTGTTGGTAACAGCGGAGATGCGGTCATCGATTTCCAAACGCTTGGACCTTTTGAAAAAATCCGAGCGTTGAGCAGCAATCAAAATCGGCCTCATCCTGTTGGCGAAAAAAAAACCAATGCATGGGGCCTCCATGACATGCACGGAAACATGTGGGAATGGTGCCAGGATCATTACGCCCAATACAGGGCAGGCGCCGTCACTGACCCGATCAACCCCGCACCCAACACGGCCCGTGAAGCATCGGCGAATCCGATCAACCGATTGCTAGACCAAGGCCGCGTCGTTCGTGGTGGTGGTTGGCGTGTTTATGCCGCCGGCTGCCGTTCGACCTACCGCAACTCGAACGATCCATCGCTCCGTGGCCCCGTCAATGGGTTTCGTGTGGCGATGAGTATGACAGTTCCGAAAAAAATGATTAGCCAACGAAGAAACGTAATCTCCGCGTGAAAACTTTGGCGACTCACTCTACCGAAAGCAATCGACCGCGGAACGGTACCAGACACCTTTTTCAGGTACGTAATCTTCGGGACGTTCGCACCCAGACCATCCCCATCGCCAAAATCAGAATTGACGAGAACATCGGTTCGGGCACGAGTTCAAATTTGAGGTCGTATTGCCCAACGATTCCGTCGACAGCTCCACTACTGGAAACATTGATCAACACCGAATAGTCCCCGGGTTGCACGATTCCGGTTTCCGAGATGGACAATGGCTCGCCTCCAGCCAGTCCCACTTGTTGATCGATACTAAAACTCGGCCCGACCAATCGCACATGGCCCAATTCGCTATTTGACGCCGATAGATCCAGGGAATATCCGACTGCTTCGGCAATCGAAAAGTCCACTTCGAAATGCGACTGACCGCTGGCGTTACTACTTCCGACCGGCGGACCATAGGACCCGGTCGTGGATCCATTGGCGAGAATCGATGTTACTGAGAATTCCGACGTCTGTGTTGCACGAGACGCAGCCTCCGACTCTCCAGCTTGGAAGTCGCGGCTTAAATCACTATCAAATCGATCGAAGTTGGTGGCGTCCTCACGCGCTGACTGGTTCCCGTCCTGGCTATCGAATTCAAGATAGTTGTAACGGTACGATCTCTGAAAATTAATCTCCGTCGCCAGCGCAGGAACTCCGCATACGGCAACGATTACAAGTGCTTGAAAGATCTTCGTCATTAGCTTCTCCTAAGTCAAAGTCGCATCATCAATGAGCCCACGTGCTATTCAACACCTGCACCATCGTTCCATGTTCATCCGGTGGTGTTAAGCTCTTGCGGAATAACAGCCTTCAGGAACATACCAAACGGCTGTCCAACTGAAATCGCGGGCGATTTACAACGCCATCAGCGTATCACGCAAGACTGGAATTGCAATGCTTTCTGCGTACAAACATTGAGTTCGGATTTACACGTTTTAACTTTTTAGCATTGCGTGTGACCAAGACGCCAACAGCACCTTTCGTCAACGTGTTCAGACTCATTTACTCGCGGGAAACAAACACGTTACCAATCGTCGTTTCGGCTACTCGGAAGATGCGGGGCATTCAGAACGGATCGTTGCCTCAAGCAAAGACAAGAGTTGTCGGGCGTTATTCTCATCGAAAGGCATTGGAGGACGAATCTTCAGCACGTTGTGATCGATGCCATCAGTTCCGATGAGCACCCCTTGTTCGCGCATGCGATTCACGATCCGATCAGCGAGCTCTGGCCAGGGCTTTCGTGAGCTGTTATCTCGAACCAATTCGATACCCCAAAAGAGCCCGGCTCCACGCACTTCGCCAATGCAGGAAAAATTCCGCGTCAACACATCCATGCCCTGTTTCAAGGAAACGCCCACCGACTTGGCGCGTGCAGGCAAGGCCTCGTCTTCGAGGACGTCAAGGACGGCGTGTCCCACTGCAGCCGATACACTGTTGCCTCCAAAGGTACTGAAAAACTCCATGCCATTCTCGAACGCATCTGCCACCACACGTTTGGTTACGACGGCAGCAAGTGGATGCCCATTGCCCATCGGCTTACCCAACACGACGATATCGGGCACGACTCCGTAGCGTTCAAAGGCCCAGAAGCAATCGCCTAGTCGGCCGAACCCTGTTTGCACTTCATCGGCGATCGCCACTCCCCCCTCTGCTCGTATCGTATCGTAAACCACCGGAAGATAGGCGGGTGGTGAGACGATTTGCCCGCCCACGCTGGGCCAGGTCTCTAGGAGTACCGCGGCCGGCGGCAAATCGGATTGAGCCCAGCTTGTGATCGCGCGCTTTGCTTGGGAAGCAAACTGGCGGCCTTCGTAGTCATCCCGATAAATTCCTCGATACGGATCGGGCAAGGGTAGAACGTGGACCCACGGAGGCGGCCCGCTGCCACCGGGGCCGGCATGCTTGTAGGGGCTGGCATCAATTAACGTGGTCGTATGCCCGTGATACCCAGCCTGCTGCACCACGATCGCTTTGCGTCCCGTGAATTGCCTGGCAAGTCGAATCGCCAGTTCATTCGCTTCGCTGGCGGAATTCAATAAAAAGCATACATCCAACCCGTCGGGACAGTAGGAAGTTATCCGTTCCGCATACGAACCAGCTACCCCTTGAAGATAACGACTGTTTGTATTGAGCTTGCGCATTTGCCTCGCAGCCGCATCGACCACACGAGGATGGCAATGTCCCACGTGCGGCACATTGTTGTAAGCATCCAAATACCGTCGGCCCGACTGATCGTACAAGTATTGAGCGAATCC
This genomic stretch from Pirellulaceae bacterium harbors:
- a CDS encoding PSD1 and planctomycete cytochrome C domain-containing protein, with protein sequence MKLAAHLKRFNNDCVKRRIPIDKHVNIANNNGSFIVRTTCFAICFFVATLSFAQEFQKSSSYQKVLPLLAERCFLCHGPDEESRESGLRLDTRRGALDGGVFPGDPDASPIIRRVTSKDPDLQMPPPGSGKNPLTAAEISLLQDWIEKGANYELHWSFRPPERPKIPGSNFSRRARSAIDHFVWARLDQKGLTPAPPADRHILIRRVTLDLTGLPPSIEEVDAFVNDQAPDAYEKLVDRLLASPQYGERWALWWLDLARYADSNGYESDRSRSIWSWRDWIINALNIDMPFDQFTIEQIAGDMLPDATPAQRIATGFHRNTWINEEGGHDWEQFRYESVVDRVHTTSTVFLGLTMACAQCHDHKYDPISQREYWQLFAFLNNADEPDFWVSDPKIRERQQQIDAEVARRIAGRAAKFPPLDPATTTSTDQESRQQHLKTKFRAWLQDPSNRPIHWTLLDPRSAKSAGNATMTELDDHSILVTGDRPEVDSYQIVYELNSPRVTGFRLEALPDARLPNYGPGRGSFNGDGAFVITEFQVDVVGLAPSPAVDSALGTKPRPNPTQQRLEFVHAYASYKEQEISHSIDGNKLTHWFIAGGAGQRHVAVFETKGPQEFPAGTRIRVTIPQNFVHQQTLGRFRLFVTGTPGPLHPNPRPTSIDLLLLKDPEARTEEDQISLQDYYLSIAPELESYNDEIQKLQASRPRFPTTFIFKERKQKDKRATHIHVRGEYRRPADVVSAAVPAVLHPLAADAPRNRLTLAKWLVDEQNPLVARVIANQLWQSFFGQGIVSTSENFGVQGAPPTHRQLLDWLAVELRQGGWSLKSLQRQIVMSSVYRQSSRITPELAQRDPQNVLLARGPRLRVDAETIRDIALEASGLLVDTVGGPSVFPPQPAEAGETFGGFKWKPSTGTDRYRRGLYTFRKRGGPYAAFATFDAPAPNTCTVSRGRSNTPLQALTQLNDLVVLEASKAMARRVLRNFPNSAADGVRRAWRLALSRPPTESELTALIEFHERQLQRFEEGSLNAEAIYGATANDDEQLRALAAMTTVARLLLNLDETITKE
- a CDS encoding CotH kinase family protein, translating into MWKSSEGLSSRNRPWRELLHEPLERREMLAGNSLEDLPVIISEFMADNNLSLVTRTRSTEAEMFNGDYQAPDWLELMNVSTQPVDLGGMHLSDDATQLTKWQFPAGIQIRSGEQLIVFASGQNLTNPSLDEKGFLHTNFRLSSAGEFLGLSNHEGKLLHAYTPDPPAQQTDISYGISMATGSLIGPGADLKYFIPMDDAFESRWRQTTFSDTDLLTSAIGPIGFDRSPGNSELAETVGADLVARRSTNHGTGTITILEYAPFRHSGRVTEWSFYSKNNHSITPLVVRQAGDEFEIVGIGRTRTSDSSGVQEFAFDLQSGSDLVEEEHYFFGYKDGDNETDSLGVVMWNTSSDIARQYRGPQSGNMVLGQPLVEGRDVSRTFSIQATTASRIADIKTDIGRQMQESSSLYARYPFDAPTRDILRSLTLHIRYEDGFRATLNGTEIARRNAPDSARFDSNANQNRPLVEANRFEEINVSPFLDTLTDENNILAIHALNDDRSSDDFILDVRLSGIEIEPLATIGFGADPTPGEPNHPTALGIATPPTFSVSRGLFDQPFTLELLSEDDASAIIYYTRDGSPPTIDNPATVEYQQPFTVEGTTVIRATSHREGFLKSPIQSHTFIFPSDVVNQENIKTHISEDPIWGPQIPAALRSLPTVSIATSANVISETELPASMELIFPDDTPGFQINSGLEAFGRSSLTFEKKSLRLSFKELYGPPKLNFDLFDDPTGITEFDQILLRSGSHDSAIWESKASYIRNRWMSDRQIEMGQPAPRGRFVHVYQNGEYRGLYEMMERPNSAFMASYLGGSDDEYDVINAGDIVDGNDQAWNALIESIGGDYDQVLEYLDEDNFADYLLLQFYGGNNGDWLPHQNWLTSRRRQPGSGFQFFAWDSDGVLASGSQATIVNADGPDHIWSVRGGVRQYEDFLRVLGDRSVKFFGEEKMFSAERVRGDIERLAANIRPAIIAESARWGRRTFTPAAWNETIEWMKDTYGPTDGPSRGEIVLGQLRDANLIPEISPPQFIVDGEALHDDLVPAGIDLTMFAGDDPVYYTLDETDPRQAAPTVSYSELIANSANVRVIVPLDNSLGDRWIETNYDDSSWPAGQTGVGFDTSGLLTEHIGFDILESMKSVNTSAYLRIPFQVQDPTSLDTLKLNLYFDDGFVAYLNGVEVKRVNAPELMTWDARATTSRRSVAANVKAFNLSAHVKLLRPGDNVLAIHALNRTRGGNDMLIAPELHGGSVFDKGVAATANRYSEPILIPPGATIKARTFGGEWSSMREATSPQTRSPLRISEVMYHPADATTAEVTAGFDDADDFEFLEIVNPSAESVDLTHLQFVQTMANGVTQGIEFNFVANPFSQLGPGQRILIVENEPAFRFRYGNDLSVAGQWRGGLNNDSEQITVVVDNQLLQQFSYDDDWFASTDGKGYSLEIIDDSQSDIQGWNLKDAWLPSNKKGGTPGTAAIDRLFGDTNRDGVFDAQDLIQVFQNGEYQDSITGNSTFDEGDWNQDGDFDSADLVFAFQTGNYISEPRPLESKMAAAPESIFHFENRSKKRPEFATSLPVSPPQPRP
- a CDS encoding formylglycine-generating enzyme family protein, with protein sequence MRNALTIFGVFSLILHSSTLLSGAEPPLENSIGMKLTLVSPGTFLMGSNVKTKIPGTTTPIHEVTLTHPFHLGVYEVTQEQYEQVMEKNPSSSKSHRNPVDSVSWFDAVEFCKQLSAMPKEKSAGRIYRLPTEAEWEYACRSGTSTEYCFGNEASKLVEYAWFVGNSGDAVIDFQTLGPFEKIRALSSNQNRPHPVGEKKTNAWGLHDMHGNMWEWCQDHYAQYRAGAVTDPINPAPNTAREASANPINRLLDQGRVVRGGGWRVYAAGCRSTYRNSNDPSLRGPVNGFRVAMSMTVPKKMISQRRNVISA